The DNA segment CACCGGTTAGACCAAAATTATGGCCGCCCAGTTTACCCTATTCAGACTGATTATGCTATAAAAAAAAAGAACGACCAAAAATCAAGGAAGATCGGCCGAAATTAGCGATTTTTCCCCTTCTTCCTGAGGAATGGACCTTCTCCAGATCCCCGCCAGAACACTTCCAATCAAAGAATGCACAAAACTCGAAATTGCAGCCGGAATCGCCACCAGAGGGTCGGAAAAATTATTCCGGGAAAGAACAGCGCCCAATCCACTATTTTGCATCCCCACTTCTATGGAAACTGTCCTAGCTACTACAAAAGATTTGGTCCCAAAATATGCAGCCCAGTACCCGAAAAAATACCCCGAAATATGGAGTAAGAATACGGAAGAAATTAAATGAAGTCCTGAACTGATCACCGCCTCTTTTCCGGAACCTATAATCGAAGCGACGATCAAAGTGATCAGAATAACTGCTATCAATGGAGAAACGATTTTCACCTTCTCCGCAAATTTAGGAGTATAACGATTTAATAAAATTCCGAGGATCACTGGCAAGATCACGACTTGGACTGTATCAAAAAATAGACCGGAAGCATTTGCACCCACACTATTTCCCACTAAAAATAAAGTGAGAAGCGGGGTCATGATCACTGAAAGAACTGTGGAGATAGCAGTCATCGTAACTGATAACGCCAAATCACCTCTTGCTAAAAAGGAAACCACA comes from the Leptospira dzoumogneensis genome and includes:
- a CDS encoding bile acid:sodium symporter family protein, with protein sequence MASLFEKAALLFPLWVICGVTLSWFFPSILHGFKGPWITYSLGLTMLGMGISLRTEDFTRVFKAPKPILIGVIGQYTIMPLTGWFLGNFFQLSSPLAVGIIVVSCCPGGVASNVVSFLARGDLALSVTMTAISTVLSVIMTPLLTLFLVGNSVGANASGLFFDTVQVVILPVILGILLNRYTPKFAEKVKIVSPLIAVILITLIVASIIGSGKEAVISSGLHLISSVFLLHISGYFFGYWAAYFGTKSFVVARTVSIEVGMQNSGLGAVLSRNNFSDPLVAIPAAISSFVHSLIGSVLAGIWRRSIPQEEGEKSLISADLP